The Desulforegula conservatrix Mb1Pa nucleotide sequence CAGATCGATACGAACGTGGATCTGTCATGCTCACAAGTAATCTTCCCTTTTCCAAATGGGAGCAGATTTTCAAGGATCCCATGACTACCGCCGCTGCCATTGACAGACTTGTACATCATAGCATCATTCTTGAACTTAACTTGCCAAGCTACAGGCTGGAAAAGTCAAAACAGAAAATTAACGAGGAAAAAAGTGAGGAAAATGCGCCTTAAATTAGGAAACTGGATCGGGAATTATAACTGTCGCTGACACGGAAAAATAATTGTCGTTGATCAGGTAATCTCTCCAAACGGCATGAGCATTAAGGATGGCCAGATATATTTTATTGATTTCAATATTTTTTCATTTAAGCAGTTTGATTGGCATTGCCCCTCTTTCATTTTTTTGAAAGAGGGGAACCCGAATGGAATTTTATTGAGATCCTGCCAAATAACTTACAGCTTCAATTAAAAACAGCCTGATAAGTCAGGCATAAAGGGTTTGCCTGATCCGTTCCGACAGCAACCACAAAAACAGGCACTTCTTCGCTGCCAAAAAGGGTATGCCTCAGGCCTATGGTTCCCTGGGAAAATCTTACACCCTCAGGCCCCTGAAAAAAAAGAGAAAACGGCTCTCGATTCATATTCTCAAACTGATGACCGCTTATACTTTTTTTCATGACCACTTCTTTCAGCCGGAAACAATAAATCTTGCCGTCATCTGCGCTGGCCTCGAAATTTGAATTTTCGTGGCCCGTAAAATCTGATGCTTTTAATTTAGCCAGCATTTTAACTCCATTTTTAATTTGAACGGGTTGTGATTTATATTTTAATTTCGCTTTGCATTCAGGATGGTGCAACCAAGATAAGATTAAGCCAGCCTATGCGGGTTGCTTTTTGAAAAAAGCTCCGCAGAAATTCTCCGTTTATGAGGCGATAAAACCGGAGCAGTAACAGTTTAAGCAGGCAGGCACGAAAATATATCAATATTTTATTTGAAGTTAAAGTCTTAATGTTCATTTTGACTCAAGGATGCCCTGAATAATTAAGGACTCATGTGTTTTTGCCAGATTTCAATCAGGCTGCTTCAGTGTGATACTTTAATACTCAATACCGCGTAAACTCAAGATCTCAGAGATCATCCCCCTTGCTGCCACTTCAAAAAAATCATATTTTCAGAGACACTCTAAACAATGCATTTCTCTATTCGCTTTAAAAAATTATTGAAATATCTTTCAATATGAATATATCATCAACTATAGTGCATAATTATCTGATAAGAACAGTGTTTGTGCATAATCAAGTCTTAAGCAATTCCAATTGAAAGCCTGCCTCGAGTGGGGAAAATCTTTTACGCAGTAAATATTTTCAACCATCTAAACAAGGAGATTAATATGTCAGATCCTTTTGTCGGAGAAATCCGTTTATGGGCCACGCAATATGCTCCGCTCTACTGGGCTTACTGCGATGGTCAGATCCTTCCGGTAGATCAGTATTCTACTCTGTATGCCGTTATTGGGCAAATATACGGAGGAAGCGGTTCAACAAGTTTTGCGTTGCCAGATTTGAGAGGCCTGGCACCTGTACATCGTGGAGTGGATATGCCGGAGATAGGCCAAAAAATAGGTGCAGAGGAATATCTTATAAACGAATCTCAAATGCCGCCTCATTCCCATCACTTGATGGCGGTATCGGCTGATGCGTCAGGCTCTGCACCTGAAGCAAAAATGCTTGCAAAAACGCAGAATTCAATCCCTGATATGTACATCACGAGTCCTCCTGACAGCATTTTGAATAGCACTATTATAGGTGCAACAGGCGGAAACGATTACCATTACAATATTCAGCCGTCACTCGGACTTGCTTTTTGCATAGCCCTTGAAGGCGTTTACCCATCCAGGTCATAAAAGGAGGAACTAAATGGCAGATCCTTATCTTGGTGCTATTCACATGTTTGCCGGTGATTTTGCACCGCATAATTATGCCTTGTGTGATGGTCAGCTGCTTTCAATTCAGCAGAACCAGGCTCTGTATTCGCTTCTTGGA carries:
- a CDS encoding ATP-binding protein, translating into DRYERGSVMLTSNLPFSKWEQIFKDPMTTAAAIDRLVHHSIILELNLPSYRLEKSKQKINEEKSEENAP
- a CDS encoding DUF6916 family protein, with translation MLAKLKASDFTGHENSNFEASADDGKIYCFRLKEVVMKKSISGHQFENMNREPFSLFFQGPEGVRFSQGTIGLRHTLFGSEEVPVFVVAVGTDQANPLCLTYQAVFN
- a CDS encoding phage tail protein; this translates as MSDPFVGEIRLWATQYAPLYWAYCDGQILPVDQYSTLYAVIGQIYGGSGSTSFALPDLRGLAPVHRGVDMPEIGQKIGAEEYLINESQMPPHSHHLMAVSADASGSAPEAKMLAKTQNSIPDMYITSPPDSILNSTIIGATGGNDYHYNIQPSLGLAFCIALEGVYPSRS